The proteins below come from a single Haemorhous mexicanus isolate bHaeMex1 chromosome 18, bHaeMex1.pri, whole genome shotgun sequence genomic window:
- the ZNF335 gene encoding zinc finger protein 335 isoform X4, whose product MEENAVESSSDASSQAAREEPTESGLGVGSSVAVSADSSDAAAGPGLLSRADDSCVGQSSDSSGVSLEEVSESSSSTDAIPRIYLPDSSSVAQSTLVSSVSTVSQSIMVSESPQVLVHSSVITDGAIVVSDSTASTSSDLGSAIDKIIESTIGPDIIQSCIAVTSAEDGRAETTQYLILQGPDDGAPMVSQMATSALANSLAIEAVGDGPTSTCLDQPGPSEPSRQFEVLELPAQPNQAQEADGGEELDQPDLETLEEMMEVVVVQQFKCKMCQYKSVSKKTLINHMKERHFQPVGSALALKKGRPRKVGAVPKTEDEEAAEEEDDDIMDAGAIDDPEEDSDYNPAEDEPRGRLPKYGCTVATSSEERPRRRPGRPRKLLRLENMSQDMPEGGEVEPLVTSQSTPSRELQNSEAASSSGLENGTGESLAEPGISQSDSENKDPSSNTTAEDADVIPRRRGRPSRRFLGKKYRKYMGRRYYYKSPKPLMRPYLCRICGSRFLTHDDLRFHVNSHEANDPQLFKCLQCSYRSRRWSSLKEHMFNHVGSKPYKCEECNYTSVYKKDVIRHSTVHSRDRKKRADPPPKLNSFPCPVCNRVYPMQKRLTQHMKTHSTEKPHMCDKCGKSFKKRYTFKMHLLTHIQAIANRRFKCEFCDYVCEDKKVLLNHQLSHMNDKPYKCSVCKYSTFREDFLVSHMAVKHTGGKPFACEFCHFTTKHKKNLRLHVQCRHADSFEEWAQRHPEEPPCRRRPFFTLQQIEELKQQHSQVQAPAEPEASPPAVAGAEPSVLSQGSLEGATIIYEQDVAGSAELATQTALDLLLNMSTQRELATSSLQVAVVKPDDPGETPGPCELQAQEEEEAKVDSKEQQQKLVMLHMAEPGQTLVQEAYGEASLSGSELQQITIPFSGAAEYSIIAPISEEIQAPATLYSEEESPMETSHTVVVSGAVMTEEALKDHSNHYIMSSGVSGSQFQTMEPLSGDAAFSSPAEAQEAEPAGIKWPVVQCVTSLVQNDSSLSPASEGQEVSSPKIKWPALQGMAKKLTCKVSTAKKLSCKISTAKKFSCKICTAMFTGRAEMESHKRAHIGPSTFKCPDCPFTATLWPEVRSHMIQHANLRPHKCPHCSFASKNKKDLRRHMLTHTNEKPFACQVCGQRFNRNGHLKFHTQRLHSSEGKRPGPAAAQQTIILNSNEDTLATLHTALQAGQAVLAPERLQQALGQEHILVAQEQSVTSQEEAAYIQEITTADGQTVQHLVTADNQVQYIIAQEGVPHLLPQEYVVVPEGHHIQVQDGQITHIQYEQGGQFLPESQIQYMPVSPEQQLVTQAQLEAAAHSAVSAVADAAMAQAQGVFTAEAAAEQIQQLQPGIHYDVITLSD is encoded by the exons ATGGAGGAAAATGCGGTGGAGAGCAGCAGCGACGCGAGCTCGCAGGCGGCGCGGGAAGAGCCCACCGAGAGCGGGCTGGGCGTCGGGAGCTCGGTGGCCGTGTCGGCGGACAGCAGCGATGCGGCTGCGGGGCCCGGGCTGCTCTCCCGGGCTGATGACTCCTGCGTGGGGCAGAGCTCCGACAGCAGCGGGGTCTCCTTG GAAGAGGTCTCAGAGAGCAGTTCCAGCACAGATGCCATTCCAAGGATTTACCTGCCAGACTCATCCTCTGTTGCCCAATCCACCTTGGTCTCCAGTGTCTCCACTGTGAGCCAGTCCATCATGGTGTCAGAGTCCCCACAGGTCCTGGTCCACTCCAGTGTCATCACCGATGGAGCCATAGTTGTGTCAGACTCCACTGCATCCACTTCCTCCGACCTGGGTTCTGCCATTGACAAAATCATCGAGTCCACAATTGGGCCTGACATCATCCAGA gctgcatcGCCGTGACCAGCGCAGAGGATGGAAGGGCAGAGACCACGCAGTACCTCATTCTGCAAGGCCCTGATGATG GTGCCCCTATGGTGTCCCAGATGGCCACTTCTGCTCTAGCCAATAGCTTGGCAATAGAGGCTGTTGGTGATGGACCTACCTCCACGTGCCTTGACCAGCCTGGCCCTTCAGAGCCTTCCAGGCAATTTGAAGTGttggagctgcctgcacagccaaACCAAGCCCAAGAGGCAGAtggtggggaggagctggaccAGCCAGACTTGGAGACCCTGGAAGAGATGATGGAAGTTGTGGTGGTGCAGCAGTTCAAGTGCAAGATGTGTCAGTACAAGAGCGTCTCCAAGAAAACACTGATTAACCACATGAAAGAGCGTCACTTCCAGCCAG TGGGTTCGGCTCTGGCTCTGAAGAAAGGACGACCACGAAAGGTGGGGGCTGTTCCAAAGACTGAAGATGAGGAGGCCgcagaagaagaagatgatgatATTATGGATGCTGGTGCTATTGATGATCCTGAAG AGGACAGTGACTACAACCCAGCTGAGGATGAGCCCCGGGGGCGACTGCCCAAGTATGGCTGCACCGTTGCCACCTCCAGTGAGGAGAGACCACGTCGACGCCCGGGGAGACCCCGCAAGCTGCTTCGTCTGGAGAATATGTCTCAGGACATGCCTGAag gaggggaggtgGAGCCCTTGGTGACATCCCAGAGCACACCAAGCCGGGAGCTGCAGAACTCGGAAGCAGCCAGTTCCTCCGGCCTGGAGAATGGGACCGGTGAGAGCCTGGCAGAGCCCGGTATCAGCCAGTCTGACTCTGAGAACAAGGACCCTTCCTCCAACACCACTGCTGAGGATGCAGATGTCATCCCCCGGCGGCGTGGGCGGCCCTCCCGCCGCTTCCTGGGCAAGAAATACCGCAAGTACATGGGGCGCAG gtACTACTACAAGTCCCCCAAGCCCCTGATGCGGCCCTACCTGTGTCGGATCTGTGGCTCACGGTTCCTCACACACGATGATCTGCGCTTCCACGTCAACTCACACGAGGCCAATGACCCGCAGCTCTTCAAGTGTCTTCAGTGCAGCTACCGCTCCCGGCGCTGGTCCTCCCTCAAG GAGCACATGTTCAACCATGTGGGCAGCAAGCCCTACAAGTGCGAGGAGTGCAATTACACCAGCGTGTACAAGAAAGATGTCATTCGGCACTCTACagtgcacagcagggacag GAAGAAGAGAGCTGATCCG CCACCAAAGCTGAACTCCTTCCCATGCCCTGTCTGCAACCGTGTCTACCCCATGCAGAAGAGGCTTACGCAGCACATGAAGACACACAGTACAGAGAAACCACACATGTGTGACAAG TGCGGGAAGTCCTTTAAGAAGCGTTACACCTTCAAGATGCACCTGCTGACGCACATCCAAGCCATTGCCAACCGCAG GTTCAAGTGTGAGTTCTGTGACTATGTCTGTGAGGACAAGAAGGTCCTGCTGAACCACCAGCTGTCGCACATGAATGACAAGCCCTACAAGTGCAGTGTCTGCAAGTATTCCACCTTCCGGGAAGACTTCCTGGTCTCACACATGGCAGTCAAGCACACAG GAGGGAAGCCGTTTGCTTGCGAGTTCTGCCACTTCACCACCAAGCACAAGAAGAACCTGCGCCTGCACGTGCAGTGCCGCCACGCCGACTCCTTCGAGGAGTGGGCACAGAGGCACCCCGAGGAGCCGccctgccgccgccgccccttCTTCACCCTGCAACAAATCGaggagctgaagcagcagcacagccaggtgcaGGCACCAGCTGAGCCAGAGGCCAGCCCACCG GCTGTTGCAGGTGCAGAGCCCTCTGTTCTCTCGCAAGGTTCCCTGGAAGGGGCCACCATCATCTATGAACAAG ATGTGGCTGGATCAGCAGAGCTGGCCACGCAGACGGCCCTGGATCTCCTGCTGAACATGAGCACCCAGAGGGAGCTGGCCACCAGCTCACTGCAG GTGGCAGTGGTGAAACCAGATGACCCAGGAGAAACACCAGGCCCCTgtgagctgcaggcacaggaggaggaggaggcaaaggTGGACTctaaggagcagcagcaaaagtTGGTGATGCTGCAcatggcagagcctgggcagaCACTTGTGCAGGAGGCTTATGGGGAAGCGAGCCTGAGTGGCTCGGAGCTGCAGCAGATCACCATCCCCTTCAGTGGAGCAGCAGAGTACAGCATCATTGCACCCATCAGCGAGGAGATCCAGGCTCCTGCCACACTGTACAG TGAGGAGGAGAGTCCTATGGAGACCTCCCACACAGTTGTGGTGAGCGGAGCTGTGATGACAGAGGAGGCACTGAAGGACCATAGCAATCACTACATCATGTCATCCGGTGTCTCAGGGAGCCAGTTCCAGACCATGGAG CCCCTCAGCGGGGATGCTGCCTTTTCCTCACCTGCGGAGGCCCAAGAGGCAGAGCCCGCCGGCATCAAGTGGCCCGTGGTGCAGTGTGTCACCAGTCTGGTCCAGAACGACTCGTCTTTGTCCCCAGCATCCGAGGGGCAGGAAGTGTCATCCCCAAAGATCAAGTGGCCTGCACTCCAAGGCATGGCCAAGAAGCTCACATGCAAGGTTTCCACAGCCAAGAAGCTCTCATGCAAGATTTCCACGGCCAAAAAGTTTTCATGCAAGATTTGCACAGCCATGTTCACAGGGAGAGCCGAGATGGAGAGTCACAAGAGAGCCCACATTGGGCCCAGCACTTTCAAGTGTCCCGACTGTCCCTTCACTGCCACACTCTGGCCAGAGGTCCGG AGCCACATGATTCAACATGCCAACCTTCGGCCACACAAGTGCCCCCACTGCAGCTTTGCCTCCAAGAACAAGAAGGACCTGCGCAGGCACATGCTGACCCACACCAATGAAAAGCCCTTTGCCTGTCAGGTCTGTGGGCAGAG GTTTAACCGTAATGGGCACCTCAAGTTCCACACGCAGCGTTTGCACAGCTCAGAGGGCAAAAGACCTgggccagctgctgcccagcagacCATCATCCTGAACAGCAACGAGGACACCCTGGCCACCCTACACA cagctctgcaggccggccaggctgtgctggctcccgAGCggctgcagcaggctctggggcaggagcacaTCCTTGTTGCACAGGAGCAGAGCGTCACCAGCCAG gaggaggcagcctACATCCAGGAGATCACAACTGCTGACGGACAGACAGTACAGCACTTAGTGACTGCTGACAACCAG GTTCAGTACATTATTGCCCAGGAAGGTGTCCCGCACTTGCTTCCCCAAGAGTATGTTGTTGTCCCAGAGGGACATCACATCCAG GTACAGGATGGTCAGATCACCCACATCCAGTATGAGCAGGGTGGCCAGTTTCTCCCGGAGTCACAG ATCCAGTACATGCCCGTGTCACCGGAGCAGCAGCTCGtcacccaggcacagctggaagcagcagcacactcGGCTGTCTCAG cagtggcagatGCGGCCATGGCCCAGGCCCAGGGCGTCTTCACCGCCGAGGCGGCAGCCGAGCagatccagcagctgcagccggGCATCCACTACGATGTCATCACGCTGTCGGACTAG
- the ZNF335 gene encoding zinc finger protein 335 isoform X1, producing the protein MEENAVESSSDASSQAAREEPTESGLGVGSSVAVSADSSDAAAGPGLLSRADDSCVGQSSDSSGVSLEEVSESSSSTDAIPRIYLPDSSSVAQSTLVSSVSTVSQSIMVSESPQVLVHSSVITDGAIVVSDSTASTSSDLGSAIDKIIESTIGPDIIQSCIAVTSAEDGRAETTQYLILQGPDDGAPMVSQMATSALANSLAIEAVGDGPTSTCLDQPGPSEPSRQFEVLELPAQPNQAQEADGGEELDQPDLETLEEMMEVVVVQQFKCKMCQYKSVSKKTLINHMKERHFQPVGSALALKKGRPRKVGAVPKTEDEEAAEEEDDDIMDAGAIDDPEEDSDYNPAEDEPRGRLPKYGCTVATSSEERPRRRPGRPRKLLRLENMSQDMPEGGEVEPLVTSQSTPSRELQNSEAASSSGLENGTGESLAEPGISQSDSENKDPSSNTTAEDADVIPRRRGRPSRRFLGKKYRKYMGRRYYYKSPKPLMRPYLCRICGSRFLTHDDLRFHVNSHEANDPQLFKCLQCSYRSRRWSSLKEHMFNHVGSKPYKCEECNYTSVYKKDVIRHSTVHSRDRKKRADPPPKLNSFPCPVCNRVYPMQKRLTQHMKTHSTEKPHMCDKCGKSFKKRYTFKMHLLTHIQAIANRRFKCEFCDYVCEDKKVLLNHQLSHMNDKPYKCSVCKYSTFREDFLVSHMAVKHTGGKPFACEFCHFTTKHKKNLRLHVQCRHADSFEEWAQRHPEEPPCRRRPFFTLQQIEELKQQHSQVQAPAEPEASPPAPLGPITCHTVQAVAGAEPSVLSQGSLEGATIIYEQDVAGSAELATQTALDLLLNMSTQRELATSSLQVAVVKPDDPGETPGPCELQAQEEEEAKVDSKEQQQKLVMLHMAEPGQTLVQEAYGEASLSGSELQQITIPFSGAAEYSIIAPISEEIQAPATLYSEEESPMETSHTVVVSGAVMTEEALKDHSNHYIMSSGVSGSQFQTMEPLSGDAAFSSPAEAQEAEPAGIKWPVVQCVTSLVQNDSSLSPASEGQEVSSPKIKWPALQGMAKKLTCKVSTAKKLSCKISTAKKFSCKICTAMFTGRAEMESHKRAHIGPSTFKCPDCPFTATLWPEVRSHMIQHANLRPHKCPHCSFASKNKKDLRRHMLTHTNEKPFACQVCGQRFNRNGHLKFHTQRLHSSEGKRPGPAAAQQTIILNSNEDTLATLHTLQAGQAVLAPERLQQALGQEHILVAQEQSVTSQEEAAYIQEITTADGQTVQHLVTADNQVQYIIAQEGVPHLLPQEYVVVPEGHHIQVQDGQITHIQYEQGGQFLPESQIQYMPVSPEQQLVTQAQLEAAAHSAVSAVADAAMAQAQGVFTAEAAAEQIQQLQPGIHYDVITLSD; encoded by the exons ATGGAGGAAAATGCGGTGGAGAGCAGCAGCGACGCGAGCTCGCAGGCGGCGCGGGAAGAGCCCACCGAGAGCGGGCTGGGCGTCGGGAGCTCGGTGGCCGTGTCGGCGGACAGCAGCGATGCGGCTGCGGGGCCCGGGCTGCTCTCCCGGGCTGATGACTCCTGCGTGGGGCAGAGCTCCGACAGCAGCGGGGTCTCCTTG GAAGAGGTCTCAGAGAGCAGTTCCAGCACAGATGCCATTCCAAGGATTTACCTGCCAGACTCATCCTCTGTTGCCCAATCCACCTTGGTCTCCAGTGTCTCCACTGTGAGCCAGTCCATCATGGTGTCAGAGTCCCCACAGGTCCTGGTCCACTCCAGTGTCATCACCGATGGAGCCATAGTTGTGTCAGACTCCACTGCATCCACTTCCTCCGACCTGGGTTCTGCCATTGACAAAATCATCGAGTCCACAATTGGGCCTGACATCATCCAGA gctgcatcGCCGTGACCAGCGCAGAGGATGGAAGGGCAGAGACCACGCAGTACCTCATTCTGCAAGGCCCTGATGATG GTGCCCCTATGGTGTCCCAGATGGCCACTTCTGCTCTAGCCAATAGCTTGGCAATAGAGGCTGTTGGTGATGGACCTACCTCCACGTGCCTTGACCAGCCTGGCCCTTCAGAGCCTTCCAGGCAATTTGAAGTGttggagctgcctgcacagccaaACCAAGCCCAAGAGGCAGAtggtggggaggagctggaccAGCCAGACTTGGAGACCCTGGAAGAGATGATGGAAGTTGTGGTGGTGCAGCAGTTCAAGTGCAAGATGTGTCAGTACAAGAGCGTCTCCAAGAAAACACTGATTAACCACATGAAAGAGCGTCACTTCCAGCCAG TGGGTTCGGCTCTGGCTCTGAAGAAAGGACGACCACGAAAGGTGGGGGCTGTTCCAAAGACTGAAGATGAGGAGGCCgcagaagaagaagatgatgatATTATGGATGCTGGTGCTATTGATGATCCTGAAG AGGACAGTGACTACAACCCAGCTGAGGATGAGCCCCGGGGGCGACTGCCCAAGTATGGCTGCACCGTTGCCACCTCCAGTGAGGAGAGACCACGTCGACGCCCGGGGAGACCCCGCAAGCTGCTTCGTCTGGAGAATATGTCTCAGGACATGCCTGAag gaggggaggtgGAGCCCTTGGTGACATCCCAGAGCACACCAAGCCGGGAGCTGCAGAACTCGGAAGCAGCCAGTTCCTCCGGCCTGGAGAATGGGACCGGTGAGAGCCTGGCAGAGCCCGGTATCAGCCAGTCTGACTCTGAGAACAAGGACCCTTCCTCCAACACCACTGCTGAGGATGCAGATGTCATCCCCCGGCGGCGTGGGCGGCCCTCCCGCCGCTTCCTGGGCAAGAAATACCGCAAGTACATGGGGCGCAG gtACTACTACAAGTCCCCCAAGCCCCTGATGCGGCCCTACCTGTGTCGGATCTGTGGCTCACGGTTCCTCACACACGATGATCTGCGCTTCCACGTCAACTCACACGAGGCCAATGACCCGCAGCTCTTCAAGTGTCTTCAGTGCAGCTACCGCTCCCGGCGCTGGTCCTCCCTCAAG GAGCACATGTTCAACCATGTGGGCAGCAAGCCCTACAAGTGCGAGGAGTGCAATTACACCAGCGTGTACAAGAAAGATGTCATTCGGCACTCTACagtgcacagcagggacag GAAGAAGAGAGCTGATCCG CCACCAAAGCTGAACTCCTTCCCATGCCCTGTCTGCAACCGTGTCTACCCCATGCAGAAGAGGCTTACGCAGCACATGAAGACACACAGTACAGAGAAACCACACATGTGTGACAAG TGCGGGAAGTCCTTTAAGAAGCGTTACACCTTCAAGATGCACCTGCTGACGCACATCCAAGCCATTGCCAACCGCAG GTTCAAGTGTGAGTTCTGTGACTATGTCTGTGAGGACAAGAAGGTCCTGCTGAACCACCAGCTGTCGCACATGAATGACAAGCCCTACAAGTGCAGTGTCTGCAAGTATTCCACCTTCCGGGAAGACTTCCTGGTCTCACACATGGCAGTCAAGCACACAG GAGGGAAGCCGTTTGCTTGCGAGTTCTGCCACTTCACCACCAAGCACAAGAAGAACCTGCGCCTGCACGTGCAGTGCCGCCACGCCGACTCCTTCGAGGAGTGGGCACAGAGGCACCCCGAGGAGCCGccctgccgccgccgccccttCTTCACCCTGCAACAAATCGaggagctgaagcagcagcacagccaggtgcaGGCACCAGCTGAGCCAGAGGCCAGCCCACCG GCACCTCTCGGCCCCATCACTTGCCACACGGTCCAGGCTGTTGCAGGTGCAGAGCCCTCTGTTCTCTCGCAAGGTTCCCTGGAAGGGGCCACCATCATCTATGAACAAG ATGTGGCTGGATCAGCAGAGCTGGCCACGCAGACGGCCCTGGATCTCCTGCTGAACATGAGCACCCAGAGGGAGCTGGCCACCAGCTCACTGCAG GTGGCAGTGGTGAAACCAGATGACCCAGGAGAAACACCAGGCCCCTgtgagctgcaggcacaggaggaggaggaggcaaaggTGGACTctaaggagcagcagcaaaagtTGGTGATGCTGCAcatggcagagcctgggcagaCACTTGTGCAGGAGGCTTATGGGGAAGCGAGCCTGAGTGGCTCGGAGCTGCAGCAGATCACCATCCCCTTCAGTGGAGCAGCAGAGTACAGCATCATTGCACCCATCAGCGAGGAGATCCAGGCTCCTGCCACACTGTACAG TGAGGAGGAGAGTCCTATGGAGACCTCCCACACAGTTGTGGTGAGCGGAGCTGTGATGACAGAGGAGGCACTGAAGGACCATAGCAATCACTACATCATGTCATCCGGTGTCTCAGGGAGCCAGTTCCAGACCATGGAG CCCCTCAGCGGGGATGCTGCCTTTTCCTCACCTGCGGAGGCCCAAGAGGCAGAGCCCGCCGGCATCAAGTGGCCCGTGGTGCAGTGTGTCACCAGTCTGGTCCAGAACGACTCGTCTTTGTCCCCAGCATCCGAGGGGCAGGAAGTGTCATCCCCAAAGATCAAGTGGCCTGCACTCCAAGGCATGGCCAAGAAGCTCACATGCAAGGTTTCCACAGCCAAGAAGCTCTCATGCAAGATTTCCACGGCCAAAAAGTTTTCATGCAAGATTTGCACAGCCATGTTCACAGGGAGAGCCGAGATGGAGAGTCACAAGAGAGCCCACATTGGGCCCAGCACTTTCAAGTGTCCCGACTGTCCCTTCACTGCCACACTCTGGCCAGAGGTCCGG AGCCACATGATTCAACATGCCAACCTTCGGCCACACAAGTGCCCCCACTGCAGCTTTGCCTCCAAGAACAAGAAGGACCTGCGCAGGCACATGCTGACCCACACCAATGAAAAGCCCTTTGCCTGTCAGGTCTGTGGGCAGAG GTTTAACCGTAATGGGCACCTCAAGTTCCACACGCAGCGTTTGCACAGCTCAGAGGGCAAAAGACCTgggccagctgctgcccagcagacCATCATCCTGAACAGCAACGAGGACACCCTGGCCACCCTACACA ctctgcaggccggccaggctgtgctggctcccgAGCggctgcagcaggctctggggcaggagcacaTCCTTGTTGCACAGGAGCAGAGCGTCACCAGCCAG gaggaggcagcctACATCCAGGAGATCACAACTGCTGACGGACAGACAGTACAGCACTTAGTGACTGCTGACAACCAG GTTCAGTACATTATTGCCCAGGAAGGTGTCCCGCACTTGCTTCCCCAAGAGTATGTTGTTGTCCCAGAGGGACATCACATCCAG GTACAGGATGGTCAGATCACCCACATCCAGTATGAGCAGGGTGGCCAGTTTCTCCCGGAGTCACAG ATCCAGTACATGCCCGTGTCACCGGAGCAGCAGCTCGtcacccaggcacagctggaagcagcagcacactcGGCTGTCTCAG cagtggcagatGCGGCCATGGCCCAGGCCCAGGGCGTCTTCACCGCCGAGGCGGCAGCCGAGCagatccagcagctgcagccggGCATCCACTACGATGTCATCACGCTGTCGGACTAG